The following coding sequences are from one Streptomyces venezuelae window:
- a CDS encoding rhomboid family intramembrane serine protease → MDQAPGSPKEPQGASGVPSCYRHPDRETGITCTRCERPICPECMISASVGFQCPECVRGGSGTGHAPTANQPRTVAGGTVAADPRLVTKILVGLNLALFLVQLAVGDTFTDRFDLLGRAFVPEFGTVEGVAEGQWYRLVTAMFLHSSYMHIAFNMLSLWWIGGPLEAALGRVRYLALYAASGLAGSALTYLLAEPNQPSVGASGAIFGLFGATAILMKRLNYDMRPVIALLAINMAITIWWPNIAWQAHVGGLVGGLIVGYAMVHAPRERRSLIQYGSCALVLLATVVMVVVRTAELT, encoded by the coding sequence ATGGACCAGGCGCCAGGCAGCCCGAAGGAGCCTCAGGGGGCGTCGGGTGTGCCCTCCTGCTACCGGCACCCGGACCGGGAGACCGGCATCACCTGCACGCGCTGCGAGCGACCCATCTGCCCCGAATGCATGATCAGTGCCTCGGTCGGCTTCCAGTGCCCCGAGTGCGTCCGCGGCGGTTCGGGCACCGGCCACGCACCGACGGCCAACCAGCCCCGCACGGTCGCGGGCGGCACGGTCGCCGCCGACCCGCGTTTGGTCACCAAGATCCTTGTCGGGCTGAACCTCGCCCTGTTCCTCGTGCAACTGGCGGTGGGGGACACCTTCACCGACCGCTTCGATCTGCTGGGCCGGGCCTTCGTCCCGGAGTTCGGCACGGTCGAGGGTGTCGCCGAGGGGCAGTGGTACCGCCTGGTGACGGCGATGTTCCTGCACAGCAGCTACATGCACATCGCGTTCAACATGCTCAGCCTGTGGTGGATCGGCGGTCCGCTGGAGGCCGCGCTCGGCCGCGTCCGCTACCTCGCGCTCTATGCGGCGTCGGGCCTCGCCGGCAGCGCGCTGACGTATCTCCTCGCGGAGCCGAACCAGCCCTCGGTCGGAGCGTCCGGCGCCATCTTCGGCCTGTTCGGTGCGACCGCCATCCTGATGAAGCGGCTCAACTACGACATGCGGCCGGTCATCGCGCTCCTGGCGATCAACATGGCGATCACCATCTGGTGGCCCAACATCGCGTGGCAGGCGCACGTCGGCGGGCTCGTCGGCGGTCTCATCGTCGGTTACGCGATGGTGCACGCGCCCCGCGAGCGGCGGAGCCTCATCCAGTACGGCAGCTGTGCGCTGGTGCTGCTGGCGACGGTGGTCATGGTCGTCGTGCGGACCGCCGAGCTCACCTGA
- a CDS encoding flavin reductase family protein, with protein sequence MSYETRDGEHVARDTDNADDVSGQDDTDGLHDADDLNDATGLSGTDGPGDTDGLDDVQKGIAAFTALADSSVYVVTAVADGQRAGCLVGFASQCSLEPVRFAVWLSKANHTYRLALAASALAVHQLPRARHDLAERFGSLCSDRTDKFAGLPLEEGPEGTLVLSDSLTWFVGRIHDRCDGGDHVAFLLDPIAAHAPDPNSPETVSPLTLHDAGDITAGHPA encoded by the coding sequence GTGTCGTACGAGACGAGGGACGGTGAGCACGTGGCCCGCGACACGGACAACGCGGACGACGTGAGCGGCCAGGACGACACGGACGGTCTGCACGACGCTGATGATCTGAATGACGCGACTGGTCTGAGCGGCACGGACGGTCCGGGCGACACGGACGGTCTGGATGACGTGCAGAAGGGCATCGCGGCCTTCACCGCGCTCGCGGACTCGTCCGTGTACGTCGTCACCGCCGTCGCGGACGGGCAGCGCGCGGGCTGTCTGGTCGGCTTCGCGAGCCAGTGCTCCCTGGAGCCCGTCAGGTTCGCGGTATGGCTCTCCAAGGCCAACCACACCTACCGGCTGGCCCTGGCAGCGAGCGCTCTCGCCGTGCACCAGCTGCCACGGGCCCGACACGACCTCGCGGAGCGCTTCGGGTCGCTCTGCAGCGACAGGACCGACAAGTTCGCCGGGCTGCCCCTGGAGGAGGGGCCGGAGGGGACCCTCGTCCTGTCCGACTCCCTCACCTGGTTCGTCGGCCGTATCCACGACCGGTGTGACGGAGGCGACCACGTCGCGTTTCTCCTCGACCCGATCGCGGCCCACGCCCCGGACCCGAACTCACCCGAAACCGTTTCACCACTGACACTGCACGACGCGGGCGACATCACCGCGGGCCATCCCGCATGA
- a CDS encoding class E sortase translates to MRVLVRTFSELCITVGTLIVLFVVYVLFWTGVKADNAMDSQIDALQDRWAQGAVSSGTSAESSTDSPDEPAPYKDGKAFAVMYIPRFGFTWNKPVLHGTGTDVLKKGLGHYASTARLGQKGNFAVAGHRRTYGDPFKDFPELRPGDAVVLTDGATWFTYRIDKKPYKTLPGDIGVIDPVPRKSGYDGPGRYLTLTTCEPEWGHSHRLIVWAHLDATQPVEAGKPEALRR, encoded by the coding sequence GTGCGCGTGCTGGTCAGGACGTTCAGCGAACTGTGCATCACCGTCGGCACGCTGATCGTGCTCTTCGTCGTCTACGTCCTGTTCTGGACCGGCGTGAAGGCCGACAACGCGATGGACAGTCAGATCGACGCTCTGCAGGACCGGTGGGCCCAAGGAGCCGTCTCCTCGGGAACGTCCGCCGAGAGCTCTACGGACTCGCCGGACGAGCCCGCGCCCTACAAAGACGGCAAGGCTTTCGCGGTCATGTACATCCCGCGGTTCGGTTTCACGTGGAACAAGCCCGTGCTCCACGGCACCGGCACCGACGTCCTCAAGAAGGGCCTCGGCCACTACGCCTCCACCGCCCGCCTCGGCCAGAAGGGCAACTTCGCCGTGGCGGGCCACCGCCGCACCTACGGCGACCCCTTCAAGGACTTCCCGGAACTGCGCCCCGGCGACGCCGTGGTCCTCACCGACGGCGCGACCTGGTTCACGTACCGCATCGACAAGAAGCCCTACAAGACGCTCCCCGGCGACATCGGCGTCATTGACCCCGTGCCGCGCAAGTCCGGCTACGACGGGCCGGGCCGTTACCTCACCCTTACGACCTGTGAACCAGAGTGGGGCCACAGTCACCGGCTGATCGTCTGGGCGCATCTGGACGCGACCCAGCCCGTGGAGGCCGGGAAACCGGAGGCACTGCGCCGTTAG
- a CDS encoding aminotransferase class I/II-fold pyridoxal phosphate-dependent enzyme yields MAANQSLNHDEAPVLEALERYHKVDELAFTPPGHKQARGADPRVRKVLGEAVFLGDVLATGGLDDRLSRHQILERAQRLMADAVHAEHTFFSTCGSSLSVKAAMLTVTAPHRRLLVGRDAHKSVIAGLILSGVEPVWVEPAWDPERHIAHPPPAESFEKAFAAHPDADGALVTSPTPYGSAADLGNIADVCHRRGKPLIVDEAWGAHLPFHSDLPTWAMDAGADICVTSVHKMGSGLEQGSVFHLQGDLIDPAVLASRADLLGTTSPSVLLYAGLDGWRRQMVQHGERLLGDALDLAARTRAAIEDIDGLHVDDADDYCGPGRAADLDPLPVVMDLSALGTTGYAAADWLREHHHIDMHLFDHRRISAQLTHADDEATTTRLLDALRDLTRHADELGDAPKVDVPSPADLRMPQADLPRDAYFAHPEDVPVDEAAGRIAAEMITPYPPGIPVVLPGERLTEPVLTYLRSGVRAGMNLPDAADSSLETVRVVRDEGR; encoded by the coding sequence ATGGCTGCGAACCAAAGCTTGAACCACGACGAGGCACCTGTCCTGGAAGCGCTGGAGCGCTACCACAAGGTCGACGAGCTCGCCTTCACCCCACCGGGTCACAAGCAGGCGCGGGGCGCCGACCCCCGGGTCAGGAAGGTGCTCGGCGAAGCGGTGTTTCTCGGCGACGTGCTCGCCACGGGCGGACTCGACGACCGGTTGAGCCGCCATCAGATCCTGGAACGCGCCCAACGGTTGATGGCCGACGCCGTCCACGCCGAGCACACCTTCTTCTCGACCTGCGGCAGCTCCCTGTCGGTCAAGGCGGCCATGCTGACGGTGACCGCGCCGCACCGTCGCCTGTTGGTCGGGCGTGACGCGCACAAGTCCGTGATCGCGGGCCTGATCCTGTCGGGCGTCGAGCCTGTCTGGGTGGAACCCGCCTGGGACCCTGAGCGCCACATCGCCCATCCGCCCCCGGCCGAGTCGTTCGAGAAGGCCTTCGCCGCCCACCCCGACGCGGACGGCGCGCTGGTCACGAGCCCCACGCCCTACGGCTCCGCTGCCGACCTCGGCAACATCGCGGACGTGTGCCACCGGCGCGGCAAGCCTCTGATCGTCGACGAGGCCTGGGGCGCGCATCTGCCCTTCCACAGCGATCTGCCGACCTGGGCGATGGACGCGGGCGCCGACATCTGCGTGACCAGCGTCCACAAGATGGGCAGCGGCCTCGAACAGGGCTCGGTCTTCCACCTCCAGGGCGACCTGATCGACCCCGCTGTCCTCGCGTCCCGCGCGGACCTCCTCGGCACCACCAGTCCTTCCGTCCTGCTCTACGCCGGGCTGGACGGGTGGCGTCGCCAGATGGTCCAGCACGGTGAGCGGCTCCTCGGCGACGCCTTGGACCTGGCCGCCCGCACGCGTGCGGCGATCGAGGACATCGACGGCCTGCACGTCGACGACGCCGACGACTACTGCGGCCCGGGCCGTGCTGCCGACCTCGACCCACTGCCCGTCGTGATGGACCTTTCCGCGCTCGGCACCACGGGGTACGCCGCGGCCGACTGGCTGCGCGAGCACCACCACATCGACATGCACCTCTTCGACCACCGCCGGATCAGCGCCCAGCTCACCCACGCCGACGACGAGGCCACCACCACACGCCTCCTCGACGCGCTGCGCGATCTGACCAGGCACGCCGACGAACTGGGCGACGCCCCGAAGGTCGACGTCCCCAGCCCCGCCGACCTGCGTATGCCTCAGGCCGACCTGCCGCGCGACGCCTACTTCGCCCACCCCGAGGACGTACCCGTGGACGAGGCGGCGGGACGCATCGCCGCGGAGATGATCACCCCGTACCCCCCGGGCATCCCCGTCGTCCTGCCCGGCGAGCGGCTGACGGAGCCCGTCCTGACCTATCTGCGGTCGGGCGTACGCGCCGGCATGAACCTTCCCGACGCGGCCGACAGCTCTCTGGAGACGGTGCGTGTCGTACGAGACGAGGGACGGTGA
- a CDS encoding class E sortase, whose translation MTALRPERDSSGAPYDANDAYGEDGALEAAVDHLEDPLTDPLPGQHPSPWFRSGSAEQERRTPTGQQAPTETPAPPEPQAQEWQQEPPQAPEPTYEQLYGAYAPEQPTRVPDDETMGLRTADTRRIAQAAPTQPGPTPPTPTEGRAARRKAAKKGGTRPTATRPGGAPLSRVEARRAERARRPSPGAVISRGLGEVFITVGVLMLLFVTYQLWWTNIRAQQQADGAAHDLQESWAEGKGKPGSFEPGQGFALLHIPRLDVVVPVAEGIDKQKVLDRGMVGHYNEGATKTAMPEAKKGNFAVAGHRNTHGEPFRYINRLEPGDPIVVETQDTYFVYKMASILPQTAPSNTSVIGPVPPGSGFTKPGRYITLTTCTPEFTSKYRMIVWGKMVEERPRDKGKPSALVN comes from the coding sequence GTGACGGCCCTGCGCCCCGAGCGCGACTCCTCCGGAGCCCCGTACGACGCGAACGACGCGTACGGGGAGGACGGTGCGCTCGAGGCGGCGGTCGATCACCTGGAGGACCCCCTGACGGACCCGTTGCCGGGGCAGCACCCCTCGCCGTGGTTCCGCAGCGGCAGCGCGGAGCAGGAACGGCGGACGCCGACGGGGCAGCAAGCCCCCACTGAGACACCGGCACCCCCGGAGCCGCAGGCACAAGAGTGGCAGCAGGAGCCGCCGCAGGCCCCGGAGCCCACGTACGAGCAGCTGTACGGCGCCTACGCCCCGGAACAGCCCACTCGCGTGCCCGACGACGAGACCATGGGCCTGCGCACCGCCGACACGCGGCGAATAGCACAGGCAGCCCCCACCCAGCCAGGCCCTACACCGCCGACCCCCACCGAAGGCCGGGCCGCCCGCCGCAAGGCCGCCAAGAAGGGCGGCACGCGCCCCACGGCGACCCGTCCGGGCGGCGCCCCCCTGTCCCGCGTAGAGGCCCGCCGCGCGGAGCGTGCCCGCAGGCCTTCACCGGGCGCGGTGATCAGCCGGGGACTCGGCGAAGTCTTCATCACGGTCGGCGTCCTGATGCTGCTCTTCGTCACGTACCAGCTCTGGTGGACGAACATCCGTGCCCAGCAGCAGGCCGACGGAGCCGCGCACGACCTCCAGGAGAGCTGGGCGGAGGGCAAGGGCAAGCCCGGCAGCTTCGAGCCAGGACAGGGATTCGCGCTCCTCCACATTCCGCGCCTGGACGTCGTCGTGCCGGTCGCCGAGGGCATCGACAAGCAGAAGGTCCTCGACCGCGGCATGGTCGGCCACTACAACGAAGGCGCCACCAAGACCGCGATGCCGGAGGCCAAGAAGGGCAACTTCGCGGTCGCGGGCCACCGCAACACGCACGGTGAGCCGTTCCGCTACATCAACCGCCTGGAGCCGGGCGACCCGATCGTCGTGGAGACGCAGGACACGTACTTCGTCTACAAGATGGCGAGCATCCTGCCGCAGACCGCGCCCAGCAACACGAGCGTGATCGGCCCCGTCCCGCCGGGTTCGGGCTTCACCAAACCCGGCCGGTACATCACACTGACCACCTGTACCCCGGAATTCACGAGTAAGTATCGAATGATCGTCTGGGGCAAGATGGTCGAGGAGCGACCGCGCGACAAGGGCAAACCGAGCGCGCTCGTGAACTAG
- a CDS encoding class E sortase, with protein MAATTDDEKQDEAPASAPTPRRRGRGPIATAVSVFGELLITAGLVLGLFVVYSLWWTNVIADREAHKQGNRVRDHWAAGPGSIDTKDGIGFLHVPAMGNGEVLVKAGTSHKILNDGVAGYYKDPIKSALPEDKQGNFTLAAHRDGHGAKFHKIDKIDKGDAIVFESRDKWYIYKVYAKLPETSKYNVKVLNPVPKESGAKKPGRYITLTTCTPVYTSRYRYVVWGELERIEKVDSKRTPPAELK; from the coding sequence GTGGCAGCCACGACCGATGACGAGAAGCAGGACGAGGCGCCCGCGTCGGCCCCCACACCACGGCGCCGCGGCCGCGGCCCCATCGCCACGGCGGTCAGCGTCTTCGGTGAACTCCTCATCACCGCGGGCCTCGTGCTCGGGCTCTTCGTCGTCTACTCCCTGTGGTGGACGAACGTCATAGCGGACCGCGAGGCGCACAAGCAGGGCAACCGCGTGCGCGACCACTGGGCGGCGGGGCCCGGCTCCATCGACACCAAGGACGGCATCGGGTTCCTGCACGTACCCGCGATGGGCAACGGCGAGGTGCTGGTCAAGGCGGGCACGAGCCACAAGATCCTCAACGACGGCGTGGCCGGTTACTACAAGGACCCCATCAAGTCGGCGCTGCCCGAGGACAAGCAGGGCAACTTCACGCTGGCCGCGCACCGCGACGGACACGGCGCGAAGTTCCACAAGATCGACAAGATCGACAAGGGCGACGCGATCGTCTTCGAGTCCCGGGACAAGTGGTACATCTACAAGGTGTACGCGAAGCTCCCCGAGACCTCGAAGTACAACGTGAAGGTCCTGAACCCCGTGCCCAAGGAATCGGGCGCGAAGAAGCCGGGCCGCTACATCACACTCACGACCTGCACGCCCGTCTACACGTCCCGCTACCGGTACGTCGTGTGGGGCGAGCTGGAACGCATCGAGAAGGTCGACAGCAAGCGGACACCTCCGGCGGAGCTGAAGTAA
- a CDS encoding DUF5324 family protein, translated as MTRIDSVRAATGSAKDSVRHAADAVAPYADTAKDRATHYAHEARVRLAPKVSSAAQQAAEQARVQYSAHVAPRVEQARTHVPPKVDHAAHEAAARTRKAARQAADYSRPRIEQAVAAAQPVREEATSRGTAALAALRGQVSAKEIQRLARKHERRAKRGRLAKRLAVLGLLAGGAVAAWKWWDKQANPDWLVEPPAATEVPDSTPLTSVDGSGQAALDPEVQAKQAEAEAEAKDQDKRG; from the coding sequence GTGACCCGCATCGACAGCGTGCGCGCCGCGACCGGCTCGGCCAAGGACAGCGTGCGTCACGCCGCGGACGCGGTGGCACCTTACGCCGACACGGCCAAGGACCGGGCCACTCACTACGCCCACGAAGCGCGCGTACGACTCGCACCCAAGGTGTCTTCTGCTGCCCAGCAGGCCGCCGAACAGGCCCGCGTGCAGTACAGCGCCCACGTCGCCCCCCGTGTCGAGCAGGCCCGCACCCACGTGCCGCCGAAGGTCGACCACGCCGCGCACGAAGCCGCTGCCCGCACCCGCAAGGCCGCCCGCCAGGCCGCCGACTACTCCAGGCCCCGCATCGAGCAGGCGGTCGCCGCCGCCCAGCCCGTCCGTGAGGAGGCCACTTCGCGCGGCACGGCGGCTCTCGCCGCACTGCGCGGGCAGGTCTCGGCGAAGGAGATCCAGCGTCTGGCCCGCAAGCACGAGCGCAGGGCCAAGAGGGGCCGCCTCGCCAAGCGGCTCGCCGTCCTCGGTCTGCTCGCAGGCGGCGCCGTGGCCGCGTGGAAGTGGTGGGACAAGCAGGCCAACCCCGACTGGCTGGTCGAGCCGCCCGCGGCCACGGAGGTACCCGACAGCACGCCGCTGACCTCGGTCGACGGCAGCGGCCAGGCCGCCCTCGACCCCGAGGTACAGGCCAAGCAGGCGGAAGCCGAGGCCGAGGCGAAGGACCAGGACAAGCGGGGCTGA
- a CDS encoding pyridoxamine 5'-phosphate oxidase family protein, protein MSTPPRSRAQRRDDTEHRLAHDIDVWVASASPEGTPYLVPLSFDWDGEALWVATPADSPTGRNLTATGAARLALGTSRDVTMIEGAVQTFEIDEPPSGQADRFAARTDFDPREQSAPYNWFRIVPHRIQAWRESNELRGRDLMRESVWLD, encoded by the coding sequence ATGAGCACCCCGCCGCGTTCCCGCGCCCAGCGTCGCGACGACACCGAGCACCGGCTCGCCCACGACATCGACGTGTGGGTGGCGAGCGCCTCCCCGGAAGGCACTCCGTACCTGGTTCCGCTCTCCTTCGACTGGGACGGCGAGGCGCTGTGGGTGGCGACCCCGGCCGACAGCCCGACCGGCAGGAACCTGACCGCCACCGGGGCCGCCCGGCTGGCGCTGGGGACGTCCCGGGACGTGACCATGATCGAGGGGGCCGTCCAGACCTTCGAGATCGACGAACCGCCGAGCGGGCAGGCCGACCGGTTCGCCGCACGCACCGACTTCGATCCGCGCGAGCAGAGCGCCCCGTACAACTGGTTCCGCATCGTCCCCCACCGCATCCAGGCCTGGCGGGAGTCGAACGAGCTGCGAGGACGCGACCTCATGCGGGAGTCCGTCTGGCTCGACTGA
- a CDS encoding aminodeoxychorismate/anthranilate synthase component II, whose amino-acid sequence MSRSRILVVDNYDSFVFNLVQYLYQLGAECEVLRNDEVELRHAQDGFDGVLLSPGPGTPEQAGVCVEMVRHCAATGVPVFGVCLGMQSMAVAYGGVVDRAPELLHGKTSLVRHEGKGVFAGLPSPFTATRYHSLAAEPATVPADLEVTARTEDGIIMGLRHRELAVEGVQFHPESVLTEHGHLMLANWLAECGDTGAIARSSGLAPVVGRATA is encoded by the coding sequence ATGAGCCGCAGCCGCATCCTCGTCGTGGACAACTACGACAGCTTCGTCTTCAACCTCGTCCAGTACCTGTACCAGCTGGGCGCCGAGTGCGAGGTGCTGCGCAACGACGAGGTCGAGCTGCGGCACGCGCAGGACGGCTTCGACGGCGTGCTGCTCTCGCCGGGTCCCGGCACCCCGGAACAGGCGGGCGTCTGCGTCGAGATGGTGCGCCACTGCGCCGCGACCGGCGTGCCCGTCTTCGGCGTCTGCCTCGGCATGCAGTCCATGGCGGTGGCGTACGGCGGCGTCGTGGACCGTGCTCCCGAGCTCCTGCACGGCAAGACCTCACTCGTCCGGCACGAGGGCAAGGGCGTCTTCGCCGGCCTCCCGTCCCCGTTCACCGCGACCCGCTACCACTCGCTCGCCGCCGAGCCCGCCACCGTCCCGGCCGACCTGGAGGTCACCGCGCGCACGGAGGACGGCATCATCATGGGCCTGCGCCACCGGGAACTCGCGGTCGAGGGCGTCCAGTTCCATCCGGAGTCCGTGCTCACCGAGCACGGCCACCTCATGCTGGCCAACTGGCTGGCGGAGTGCGGGGACACCGGCGCCATCGCCCGATCGAGCGGGCTCGCCCCGGTGGTGGGCAGGGCCACGGCGTGA
- a CDS encoding helix-turn-helix domain-containing protein — translation MDAAQQDTTARARELQRNWYGEPLGALFRRLIDDLGLNQARLAGVLGLSAPMLSQLMSGQRAKIGNPAVVQRVQLLQELAGQVADGSVSAAEATDRMDEIKKSQGGSVLTNTAQTATSSGAPTVKRVVREIQSLLRSVAAAGDIIDAADSLAPTHPELAEFLRVYGAGRTADAVAHYEAHQS, via the coding sequence ATGGACGCCGCACAACAAGACACCACCGCGAGAGCACGAGAGCTCCAGCGGAATTGGTACGGGGAGCCGCTGGGGGCGCTCTTCCGTCGCCTCATCGATGATCTGGGCCTGAACCAGGCACGCCTCGCCGGAGTCCTCGGCCTGTCCGCGCCCATGCTGTCCCAGCTGATGAGCGGTCAGCGTGCCAAGATCGGCAATCCCGCGGTCGTCCAGCGCGTCCAGCTCCTCCAGGAGCTGGCGGGCCAGGTCGCGGACGGCAGCGTGAGCGCCGCCGAGGCCACCGACCGCATGGACGAGATCAAGAAGTCGCAGGGCGGCTCCGTCCTCACCAACACGGCGCAGACCGCGACCAGTTCGGGTGCCCCCACGGTCAAGCGCGTGGTGCGCGAGATCCAGTCGCTGCTGCGCTCCGTCGCGGCGGCCGGCGACATCATCGATGCCGCCGACTCCCTCGCCCCGACCCACCCGGAGCTGGCAGAGTTCCTCCGGGTGTACGGCGCCGGGCGCACCGCGGACGCGGTCGCCCACTACGAGGCGCACCAGAGCTGA
- a CDS encoding peptidylprolyl isomerase, with the protein MAEQLYATLKTNQGDIEVRLLPNHAPKTVKNFVELAQGEREWVHPQTGKKTTDRLYDGTVFHRVISGFMIQGGDPLGNGTGGPGYEFEDEFHPDLAFDKPYLLAMANAGPGTNGSQFFVTVAPTAWLTRKHTIFGEVANDAGKKVVDAIAATQTNPRTDRPVNDVVIESVVIETRDA; encoded by the coding sequence GTGGCTGAGCAGCTTTACGCCACCCTGAAGACCAACCAGGGCGACATCGAGGTCCGGCTTCTGCCGAATCACGCGCCCAAGACGGTCAAGAACTTTGTTGAGCTCGCCCAGGGCGAGCGTGAGTGGGTTCACCCGCAGACCGGCAAGAAGACGACGGACCGGCTGTACGACGGCACGGTCTTCCACCGCGTGATCAGCGGCTTCATGATCCAGGGCGGTGACCCGCTGGGCAACGGCACGGGTGGGCCGGGCTACGAGTTCGAGGACGAGTTCCACCCGGACCTCGCCTTCGACAAGCCGTACCTGCTGGCGATGGCCAACGCGGGTCCGGGCACCAACGGCTCGCAGTTCTTCGTGACGGTCGCGCCGACGGCGTGGCTGACGCGCAAGCACACGATCTTCGGCGAGGTCGCCAACGACGCCGGCAAGAAGGTCGTGGACGCCATCGCGGCCACCCAGACCAACCCGCGCACCGACCGCCCGGTCAACGACGTGGTCATCGAGTCCGTGGTCATCGAGACCCGCGACGCCTGA
- a CDS encoding DUF881 domain-containing protein → MSNSADSHKGPVRRPRWRPVRVLTGAVFALAGLIFFTSFNTAKGTNIRTDASLLKLSDLIQERSHKNGALDESNGNLRDDVESLAQRDGGGTKADEARLEALEENAGTKKLKGKAVTVTLADAPPNATAKLPGYPEPQPNDLVIHQQDLQAVVNALWKGGAKGIKVMDQRLISTSAVRCVGNTLILQGRVYSPPYKVTAVGDPDKLRTALTASPEIQNYMLYVNAYGLGWKVDDDGAVTLPGYSGTVDLHYAKPVE, encoded by the coding sequence TTGAGCAATTCTGCCGACTCCCACAAAGGCCCCGTTCGTCGCCCCCGATGGCGTCCGGTTCGGGTGCTTACGGGTGCTGTTTTCGCTCTCGCCGGGCTGATCTTCTTCACCAGTTTCAACACGGCCAAGGGCACCAACATTCGTACCGACGCCTCACTGCTGAAACTCTCGGACCTGATTCAGGAGCGCAGCCACAAGAACGGCGCCCTCGACGAGTCCAACGGCAACCTCCGCGACGACGTCGAATCGCTCGCCCAGCGCGACGGCGGCGGCACCAAGGCGGACGAGGCCCGGCTCGAGGCGCTCGAGGAGAACGCCGGCACCAAGAAGCTCAAGGGCAAGGCGGTCACGGTCACCCTCGCCGACGCCCCGCCCAACGCCACCGCCAAGCTCCCCGGCTACCCCGAGCCCCAGCCCAACGACCTGGTCATCCACCAGCAGGACCTCCAGGCCGTGGTCAACGCCCTCTGGAAGGGCGGTGCCAAGGGCATCAAGGTCATGGACCAGCGTCTGATCTCCACCAGCGCCGTGCGCTGCGTCGGCAACACTCTGATCCTCCAGGGCCGCGTCTACTCCCCGCCGTACAAGGTGACCGCGGTCGGTGACCCCGACAAGCTCAGGACCGCCCTCACGGCCTCTCCCGAGATCCAGAACTACATGCTCTACGTCAACGCGTACGGTCTCGGCTGGAAAGTGGACGACGACGGAGCGGTGACTCTTCCCGGCTACTCGGGCACAGTGGATCTCCACTACGCGAAGCCCGTGGAGTAG
- the crgA gene encoding cell division protein CrgA, with protein sequence MPKSRIRKKADDYTPPPAKKATNIKLTNRSWVAPVMLALFLIGLAWIVVFYVTDGKLPIDPLGNWNIVVGFGFIAAGFGVSTQWK encoded by the coding sequence GTGCCGAAGTCACGTATCCGCAAGAAGGCAGACGACTACACGCCGCCGCCCGCGAAGAAGGCGACGAACATCAAGCTGACCAACCGCAGCTGGGTGGCTCCGGTGATGTTGGCGCTGTTCCTCATCGGTCTCGCCTGGATCGTCGTCTTCTACGTCACGGACGGGAAGCTGCCGATCGATCCGCTGGGCAACTGGAACATCGTGGTGGGCTTCGGCTTCATCGCCGCGGGGTTCGGTGTCTCCACCCAGTGGAAGTAG